Proteins encoded within one genomic window of Candidatus Nezhaarchaeota archaeon:
- a CDS encoding ATP synthase subunit A, whose amino-acid sequence MGKIVRVAGPVVVAKGMRGSQMFELVNVGELNLIGEIIRLQEDLATIQVYEETSGLRPGEKVVGTGRLLSVELGPGILSQIYDGIQRPLEIIKKNIGDFIARGVFAPALPRDKKWFFIPKLKAGSKVVGGDILGEVPETPLVVHKVMVPPDVQGVLEEMAPEGNYTVEDVIAKVRAPDGTLHELTMMQRWPVRRPRPYKTKLDPIQPLLTGQRIIDVLFPIAKGGTAAIPGGFGTGKTVTQHQLAQWADAKVIVYIGCGERGNEMTEMLERFPELKDPRTGRPLMERTVMIANTSNMPVAAREASIYTGVTIAEYFRDMGYDVALMADSTSRWAEALREISGRLEEMPGEEGYPPYLGARLAEFYERAGRVITLGSEDRVGSVSIIGAVSPPGGDFSEPVVQATLRIVKVFWALDTALAYRRHFPAINWLTSYSLYLETLEEWYRKNVAPDWPELRKEVMAILQKEAELLEIVRLVGPDALPEADRATLEVARMIREDFLMQHAYHPVDTYCPIEKSYLMLTVILFFNKKVKEAISSGVPLTKILRLPVREDIARMKIVPHDKIKDTAEEIMRKIDEQIGSLIKSQKVVVA is encoded by the coding sequence ATTGGAAAGATAGTTAGGGTAGCAGGACCAGTAGTCGTTGCCAAGGGAATGAGAGGTAGCCAAATGTTCGAGCTCGTAAACGTTGGAGAGTTAAATTTGATAGGCGAGATAATTAGGCTCCAGGAGGATTTAGCAACAATACAAGTCTACGAGGAAACGAGCGGACTAAGGCCTGGAGAGAAAGTTGTGGGCACAGGACGATTACTATCAGTTGAACTAGGTCCTGGAATATTATCACAGATATACGATGGTATTCAAAGACCACTTGAAATAATTAAGAAGAACATAGGGGACTTCATAGCAAGGGGTGTCTTTGCTCCAGCCCTCCCAAGAGATAAGAAGTGGTTCTTCATACCAAAACTCAAAGCCGGAAGCAAAGTTGTGGGTGGAGACATACTGGGAGAGGTTCCAGAGACTCCTTTAGTAGTTCATAAAGTGATGGTCCCGCCGGACGTTCAAGGTGTACTAGAGGAAATGGCTCCTGAAGGGAACTATACAGTAGAGGATGTAATAGCTAAGGTGCGAGCTCCTGATGGCACGCTGCATGAGCTAACAATGATGCAGAGATGGCCAGTTCGCAGGCCAAGACCTTATAAAACGAAGCTTGATCCCATACAACCCCTACTAACAGGTCAAAGAATCATAGACGTCCTGTTTCCAATAGCTAAGGGAGGGACAGCAGCTATACCAGGAGGCTTTGGTACTGGAAAGACCGTGACGCAACATCAATTAGCACAGTGGGCAGATGCGAAGGTTATAGTTTACATAGGTTGCGGCGAAAGAGGTAATGAGATGACCGAGATGCTTGAGCGCTTCCCTGAACTCAAAGATCCAAGAACTGGTAGACCACTTATGGAGAGGACTGTAATGATAGCCAATACCAGCAACATGCCGGTAGCAGCAAGGGAAGCTAGCATATACACAGGGGTCACAATAGCAGAGTACTTTAGAGACATGGGCTATGACGTAGCTCTAATGGCCGACTCCACTTCGAGGTGGGCTGAAGCTCTTCGAGAAATCTCAGGAAGACTAGAGGAAATGCCCGGTGAGGAGGGCTACCCACCATACCTAGGAGCTAGGTTGGCTGAGTTCTATGAAAGGGCTGGAAGAGTCATCACACTAGGCTCTGAGGATAGGGTAGGCTCGGTCTCCATAATAGGTGCAGTCTCACCACCAGGCGGTGACTTCTCTGAACCAGTAGTCCAGGCGACACTCAGAATAGTCAAAGTCTTCTGGGCTCTTGATACGGCTCTCGCCTATAGAAGACACTTCCCAGCCATAAACTGGTTGACAAGCTACTCCCTCTATCTAGAGACGCTAGAAGAATGGTACAGAAAGAACGTCGCACCTGATTGGCCAGAACTACGTAAGGAGGTCATGGCAATTCTCCAGAAAGAAGCCGAGCTACTTGAGATAGTAAGGTTAGTTGGTCCTGATGCTTTACCAGAGGCTGATAGAGCAACACTCGAGGTTGCAAGGATGATAAGGGAAGACTTCTTAATGCAACATGCATATCACCCTGTGGACACTTACTGCCCAATAGAGAAGAGCTATTTAATGCTCACCGTTATACTCTTCTTCAATAAGAAAGTGAAGGAAGCGATATCAAGCGGAGTACCATTAACTAAGATTTTAAGGTTACCAGTTAGAGAGGACATAGCCAGGATGAAAATAGTACCACACGACAAGATTAAAGACACCGCAGAGGAGATAATGAGGAAGATAGATGAACAAATTGGTTCATTGATAAAGAGTCAGAAGGTTGTTGTAGCGTAA
- a CDS encoding V-type ATP synthase subunit B, translated as MSIPLSAFKARRYRTVSEISGPLLIVKNVNDAAYNELVKVETGSGEVRSGVVLESAEGYAVVQVFEGTSGLDVERTAVTFLGETLKVPVSMEMLGRIFDGKGQPIDGGPPIIPEEELDVHGSPINPSAREYPKEFIQTGISVIDGMNTLSRGQKLPIFTEAGLPHNILAAQIARQATIPGKEEEFAIVFAAIGITAEEAMFFRNEFIRTGAIERLVTFLNLAENPAIERVITPHVALTVAEYLAFEHDMHVLVIMTDMLNYGEALREISAARAEVPGRRGYPGYLYTSLAQIYERCGRIRGRKGSITLIPVVTMPGGDITHPVVDLTGYITEGQLIMSRELHRKGIYPPINPLPSLSRLMKEATRYTRKDHMQLSDMLYYCYSEAQDLRSLVAVVGEEALTERDKAYLAFGDAFERRFINQGVYENRSLDTTLEIAWNLLIEYIPESEWKRLDPEVIKAYCPKYRGKKI; from the coding sequence TTGTCGATTCCATTATCAGCCTTTAAGGCGAGGAGGTACAGGACCGTAAGTGAGATCTCAGGGCCCTTGCTAATAGTTAAGAACGTCAACGATGCAGCTTACAATGAGCTAGTTAAAGTTGAAACTGGAAGTGGAGAAGTGAGGTCGGGAGTCGTCTTAGAGAGCGCTGAGGGCTATGCAGTCGTCCAAGTGTTTGAGGGGACAAGTGGTCTTGACGTTGAGAGGACAGCAGTCACCTTCTTAGGTGAGACATTGAAGGTCCCAGTTTCCATGGAAATGCTTGGAAGGATATTTGATGGTAAGGGTCAGCCGATAGACGGAGGCCCGCCAATAATACCTGAAGAGGAGCTCGACGTCCATGGTTCGCCGATAAATCCCTCAGCTCGTGAATATCCTAAAGAGTTCATTCAGACTGGGATAAGTGTGATAGACGGCATGAACACCTTAAGTAGGGGGCAAAAACTTCCAATATTTACTGAGGCAGGGCTTCCACACAACATCCTCGCTGCACAAATAGCCCGTCAAGCCACCATTCCTGGTAAAGAGGAAGAGTTTGCTATAGTCTTCGCAGCAATAGGAATAACAGCTGAAGAAGCCATGTTCTTTAGGAACGAGTTCATAAGAACGGGGGCTATAGAGAGACTTGTAACCTTCTTAAATTTAGCTGAGAACCCGGCTATAGAGCGTGTAATTACACCTCACGTAGCTCTAACAGTAGCTGAGTACCTTGCTTTTGAGCACGACATGCACGTATTGGTAATAATGACGGACATGTTAAATTACGGCGAAGCCCTTCGAGAAATAAGTGCCGCAAGAGCTGAGGTACCTGGTAGAAGGGGCTACCCTGGCTACCTTTACACATCTTTAGCTCAAATATATGAAAGGTGCGGGAGAATTCGCGGGAGAAAGGGTTCGATAACTCTAATTCCTGTAGTTACAATGCCCGGAGGCGATATAACTCATCCAGTCGTTGATTTAACTGGTTACATAACTGAAGGTCAATTAATAATGAGTAGGGAATTACATCGTAAAGGCATATACCCACCGATAAACCCATTACCATCATTAAGTAGGCTAATGAAGGAGGCAACTAGATACACAAGGAAAGACCACATGCAGTTAAGCGATATGCTCTATTACTGCTATAGCGAGGCACAAGACCTTAGAAGCCTCGTGGCTGTTGTGGGAGAAGAGGCATTGACTGAAAGGGATAAGGCTTACTTAGCTTTTGGCGATGCTTTCGAGAGACGCTTCATTAATCAAGGCGTATACGAGAATAGGAGCCTTGACACAACGCTTGAAATAGCCTGGAACCTATTGATTGAGTACATACCGGAGTCCGAGTGGAAGCGTTTAGATCCTGAGGTAATAAAAGCCTATTGTCCGAAGTATCGGGGAAAGAAAATTTAG
- a CDS encoding DUF373 family protein produces the protein MSTFFGKKLLVLYVDRDGDISNVTGVKTPIIGKEANLKVATEFILKVPDEADANALFAAIKLYDELVKEGFNCEIATVAGLREGGIKADMKIANEVDEILKNYNADGIVFVSDGASDERVIPILQARVPIVSINRVLVKQVREIEDAYSLFIKYWKGIVENPRYSLYVLGLPGTFLVALAILICLGYAHYTGIALLLIIGLTMLIKGFNLDKKLSQSWSVAPVLFFGSFVAAITIIVALYLGASAVISAINRTPSLATGELIGVFLLNPKSYDPITFDVTTIDLIIIASMILLAAKGLHKHLLGDKKIWHEVVSATFCALLRQPLVEVSLLLLDPTRTTLIFAIWMTIVVVITVALTAFFIAYERLKR, from the coding sequence ATGAGCACCTTCTTTGGAAAAAAGCTCTTAGTTCTATACGTTGATAGAGATGGAGACATAAGCAATGTTACCGGAGTTAAAACACCAATTATTGGCAAGGAGGCAAACCTCAAGGTAGCCACAGAGTTCATACTTAAGGTGCCTGACGAAGCTGATGCGAATGCCCTCTTCGCAGCCATTAAGCTCTATGATGAGTTAGTTAAAGAAGGGTTCAATTGCGAGATTGCGACTGTTGCAGGTTTAAGAGAAGGAGGCATTAAGGCTGATATGAAGATCGCGAATGAAGTTGACGAAATTCTTAAGAATTATAATGCTGATGGAATTGTTTTCGTAAGTGATGGAGCATCAGATGAACGAGTCATACCTATATTGCAGGCTAGAGTCCCCATAGTTTCTATAAATAGGGTGCTCGTGAAACAGGTACGTGAAATAGAGGACGCTTATTCTCTCTTCATTAAATATTGGAAGGGTATTGTCGAGAATCCTAGATACTCTCTCTATGTGCTAGGACTGCCAGGAACGTTTTTAGTGGCATTGGCGATACTCATCTGTTTAGGTTATGCACACTATACAGGGATAGCACTATTATTGATAATAGGACTAACCATGCTGATTAAGGGTTTTAATTTAGATAAAAAGCTCTCTCAAAGTTGGTCGGTGGCCCCTGTTCTATTCTTCGGCTCCTTTGTGGCTGCGATAACGATTATTGTAGCATTATACTTAGGAGCATCAGCGGTAATTTCAGCTATTAACAGAACTCCGTCTTTAGCTACAGGAGAACTCATAGGAGTATTCCTCTTAAATCCAAAAAGCTATGACCCCATAACATTTGACGTCACAACCATAGACCTCATAATAATAGCATCCATGATACTGTTAGCTGCGAAAGGTCTACACAAACACTTATTAGGTGATAAGAAGATATGGCATGAAGTAGTATCAGCAACGTTCTGCGCCCTATTGAGACAACCTCTAGTGGAAGTGTCATTGCTTCTCTTAGACCCTACAAGGACGACATTAATCTTCGCTATTTGGATGACCATCGTCGTAGTGATTACAGTAGCGCTTACAGCCTTCTTCATAGCCTACGAAAGGTTAAAACGATAA
- a CDS encoding metallophosphoesterase, giving the protein MAKIKFVVGIPASIIITERRRKVVTASDLHIGLEYELQTLGFKVPSQTSEVTKGLFNLLMSIRPDVLVLLGDVKHEIGRLRKRVEVEVEGFIRRTLELTNKVVIIMGNHDGSLKHLRIDGVEIYDASGVSIDDVSFIHGNAWPKPELFTNNVLVMGHVHPSIAIPYRDGRVWIVYYISKKIREKISRKFNVDVNIKRLIVHPAYNSYLGRGSLNVENFRKLSPLFRGLINPLRGYVYCLDGTFIGKFSSLMSGIE; this is encoded by the coding sequence ATGGCTAAGATAAAGTTTGTAGTTGGAATTCCTGCATCAATAATAATTACTGAAAGGAGGAGGAAGGTAGTGACCGCATCCGACCTTCACATAGGCCTAGAGTATGAACTTCAGACGCTTGGGTTTAAGGTTCCATCACAGACTAGTGAGGTTACGAAAGGATTGTTTAACTTATTAATGTCGATAAGACCTGACGTGCTAGTCTTGTTAGGCGATGTAAAACACGAAATTGGGAGACTCAGAAAGAGAGTTGAGGTAGAGGTGGAAGGTTTTATCAGAAGAACGTTAGAGTTAACGAATAAAGTAGTCATCATCATGGGCAATCACGATGGCTCATTAAAGCATCTGAGAATTGATGGTGTGGAGATATATGATGCTTCTGGCGTCTCAATAGATGATGTTTCATTCATCCATGGAAATGCATGGCCAAAACCAGAACTTTTTACAAATAACGTGCTCGTGATGGGTCATGTCCATCCATCCATAGCGATACCCTATAGAGATGGCAGGGTTTGGATCGTCTACTACATTAGTAAGAAGATCAGGGAAAAAATTAGCAGAAAGTTTAATGTCGATGTTAATATTAAGAGGTTAATAGTTCACCCAGCCTACAATAGCTACTTGGGCCGTGGTTCATTGAACGTGGAAAACTTTCGAAAATTAAGTCCTCTCTTTAGGGGGCTTATTAATCCACTTAGAGGATACGTTTACTGCCTAGATGGTACCTTTATTGGTAAGTTTTCTTCGCTCATGTCTGGAATCGAGTAG
- the pyrI gene encoding aspartate carbamoyltransferase regulatory subunit codes for MTVDRELRVQKIREGIVIDHLRAGTALRILEMLGITGKEGYIITVAMNVPSQKLGIKDIIKIEGRYLSPSEVNRIALIAPKATLNVIKDYQVVRKERLTLPEEIVGIIRCSNPTCVTNHEPQVQSKFLVLSREPLKIKCEYCETIMNQEEVLRRLS; via the coding sequence ATGACGGTCGATAGGGAACTACGTGTCCAGAAGATAAGAGAGGGCATTGTGATAGATCACTTAAGAGCTGGAACGGCGCTTAGGATTCTTGAGATGTTGGGGATAACTGGGAAGGAGGGCTATATAATAACCGTTGCAATGAACGTACCAAGCCAAAAATTGGGTATTAAAGACATAATTAAGATTGAGGGAAGGTACTTAAGTCCATCAGAGGTCAATAGAATAGCACTAATAGCACCTAAAGCGACATTGAATGTCATAAAAGACTACCAGGTTGTAAGAAAGGAAAGACTGACGCTACCAGAGGAAATCGTTGGGATAATAAGATGTAGTAACCCTACCTGCGTTACGAATCATGAACCGCAAGTTCAGAGCAAGTTTCTCGTTTTAAGCAGAGAACCTTTAAAAATTAAGTGTGAATACTGTGAAACGATAATGAACCAGGAGGAAGTGCTCAGAAGATTAAGCTAA
- a CDS encoding NAD(P)/FAD-dependent oxidoreductase has translation MSDIDTDVVIVGCGPAGIFTAIELTQRSKLRIVMVDRGPDIEERRCFTRIGRECANCNPCSMLCGWGGAGAFSDGKLTLSVNVGGWLESYISREELAKLIEYVDKIYLAFGAPNTVFGTDIDAIEELQRRAQLAGLKLIPIKIRHLGTEKCVEVIKAMRDYLAQRVRIFTGRMATRVLVDGSSAGGVELADGTKIRAKYVVLAPGRSGAEWLKKISKELNFKMYNNPVDIGVRVEVPATIMEPLTKYLYEPKLIYYSKCFDDQVRTFCFNPYGEVITESYDGVITVNGHSFLNRKTNNTNFAILVSTSFTEPFKEPIAYGKYIAHLANLLSGGIIVQRLGDLEEGRRSTPERIKRNIVEPTLKSATPGDLSFVLPYRYLANILEMLQAMDKITPGVYSRYTLLYGVEVKFYSSRPELTKELETKVENLYAIGDGAGITRSLVQASASGIVVARSILRKEGYSIPDMSEENLPIKVPSRQ, from the coding sequence ATGAGCGACATCGATACTGATGTGGTGATAGTTGGTTGTGGACCTGCAGGAATATTCACAGCTATTGAGTTAACTCAGAGAAGCAAGCTAAGAATAGTAATGGTTGACAGAGGGCCCGACATAGAGGAACGAAGGTGCTTTACTAGAATTGGTCGTGAATGCGCTAACTGTAATCCCTGCTCCATGCTGTGCGGATGGGGTGGAGCAGGCGCCTTCAGTGATGGTAAGCTGACCTTATCTGTCAACGTGGGTGGATGGCTTGAAAGCTATATCAGTAGGGAGGAGCTAGCAAAACTGATAGAGTATGTGGACAAGATATATCTTGCATTCGGTGCACCAAATACAGTCTTTGGAACTGATATTGACGCTATAGAAGAGCTTCAAAGGCGAGCTCAATTAGCTGGGTTAAAGCTTATACCCATCAAAATTAGACATTTAGGCACTGAGAAGTGCGTTGAAGTAATTAAGGCCATGAGGGATTACTTAGCTCAACGAGTTAGGATATTCACAGGGAGAATGGCAACCCGCGTTCTTGTTGATGGATCCTCAGCAGGAGGAGTAGAGCTTGCTGATGGGACTAAAATACGAGCTAAGTATGTTGTATTAGCTCCCGGAAGGAGTGGTGCTGAGTGGTTAAAGAAGATATCGAAAGAATTGAACTTCAAGATGTACAACAACCCTGTAGACATAGGCGTTAGAGTCGAGGTTCCTGCAACAATCATGGAGCCGCTGACGAAGTACCTCTACGAACCTAAATTGATATATTACTCAAAGTGCTTCGATGATCAGGTTAGAACCTTTTGCTTTAATCCTTATGGTGAAGTGATAACGGAGTCTTATGATGGAGTTATAACAGTTAATGGTCACAGCTTCCTTAATAGAAAAACCAATAACACGAACTTCGCAATTCTAGTTAGCACGTCATTTACGGAACCATTTAAAGAGCCCATAGCCTATGGAAAGTACATAGCACACCTAGCGAACTTGCTAAGCGGGGGCATAATTGTTCAGAGACTGGGAGACCTTGAAGAAGGAAGAAGATCAACTCCTGAAAGGATAAAGAGGAATATCGTTGAACCTACATTAAAATCAGCTACACCGGGGGATCTAAGCTTCGTATTGCCTTACAGATACCTCGCCAATATATTAGAGATGCTACAGGCAATGGATAAGATAACCCCTGGAGTTTACTCAAGATACACATTACTCTATGGTGTTGAAGTTAAATTTTATTCGTCGAGACCTGAGTTGACGAAAGAGTTAGAGACCAAGGTTGAAAACCTATATGCTATTGGTGATGGTGCTGGGATAACGAGAAGTCTCGTTCAAGCATCAGCGTCTGGCATTGTAGTTGCTAGGAGCATACTTAGAAAAGAGGGCTACTCGATTCCAGACATGAGCGAAGAAAACTTACCAATAAAGGTACCATCTAGGCAGTAA
- the pyrB gene encoding aspartate carbamoyltransferase, with protein sequence MSLRGRDLISISDVTKEEMLAIFKEATSLEPYARSKSDILRGKVMALLFFEPSTRTRLSFETAMKRLGGDVIGFEEPSMTSIAKGESLIDTAKVVENYADVIVVRHPFEGAAKAIADAVQVPVINAGSGALSHPTQALVDLYTIWRERGRIDGLTILFFGDLKYSRAVRSLIRGLLNFNVSLILVSPELLKLREEERELLKSMSIPFIEKSSLTSDLVKEADVMYVTRVQRERFADPMEYERVKGSYRLSMEHLHHAKSDLIILHPLPRVDEVDWEVDKTPYAKYFKQVFYGLLVRMALLKMMLT encoded by the coding sequence ATATCCCTACGCGGGCGTGACTTAATATCAATTAGTGATGTTACGAAAGAGGAGATGCTGGCAATATTCAAGGAAGCGACTTCCTTAGAGCCTTATGCTAGGTCGAAGAGCGATATTCTAAGGGGAAAGGTTATGGCTTTACTGTTTTTTGAGCCCAGTACTAGGACGAGACTAAGCTTTGAAACGGCTATGAAACGCTTAGGTGGCGACGTTATAGGTTTCGAAGAACCATCCATGACATCTATAGCTAAAGGCGAGAGCTTAATAGACACAGCTAAAGTTGTTGAAAATTATGCAGATGTGATAGTCGTGAGACATCCATTCGAAGGTGCAGCCAAAGCTATCGCTGATGCAGTTCAAGTACCAGTAATAAATGCCGGTTCAGGAGCACTGTCCCATCCAACTCAAGCTCTTGTAGACCTGTACACTATATGGAGGGAGAGAGGCAGGATAGATGGTTTAACGATACTATTCTTTGGGGACTTAAAATACAGCCGGGCCGTACGCTCTCTGATTCGTGGATTACTTAACTTCAATGTAAGTCTCATTCTTGTATCCCCAGAGCTCTTAAAGTTAAGAGAGGAGGAAAGAGAGCTTCTCAAATCAATGAGCATACCGTTCATAGAAAAGAGCTCGTTAACCAGCGACCTTGTAAAGGAAGCTGATGTTATGTATGTGACTAGGGTGCAACGAGAGCGATTCGCAGACCCTATGGAGTACGAGAGAGTAAAAGGATCTTATAGGTTATCCATGGAGCATCTTCATCACGCAAAGAGTGACTTAATAATCTTACACCCATTACCAAGAGTTGATGAGGTAGATTGGGAGGTAGATAAAACTCCCTATGCCAAATACTTCAAACAAGTATTCTATGGGCTTTTAGTGAGAATGGCTCTCTTAAAAATGATGTTAACTTAG
- a CDS encoding V-type ATP synthase subunit F produces MKIIAVGSRDFVAGLRLAGVNEGFIVSNYQDADEKLSALIKRGDVALILVEESYAFEIPRFYDKYLKLKQPIIAVIPTGKAKEGVLDYMSELIKRTIGVEVVIK; encoded by the coding sequence ATGAAGATCATAGCTGTAGGCTCTCGGGATTTCGTAGCAGGTTTAAGGTTGGCAGGGGTTAATGAAGGGTTTATCGTCTCAAACTATCAGGATGCCGATGAAAAGTTGTCAGCATTAATAAAGAGAGGCGACGTCGCCCTAATACTAGTAGAGGAGAGCTACGCTTTTGAAATACCGAGGTTTTATGATAAGTATTTAAAGTTAAAGCAACCAATCATAGCCGTTATACCCACCGGAAAAGCTAAAGAGGGTGTACTCGATTACATGAGCGAGCTTATCAAGAGGACTATCGGAGTTGAGGTTGTGATAAAATAA
- a CDS encoding ATP/GTP-binding protein, which translates to MRNERIGVGMFMFYVYFVGTAGSGKSTLVDVFSRWLRDRDQDVVIVNLDPGAKWLPYGPDIDVREYISFERVMTELTLGPNGAFIACADMIASFAEKLKEEAEKDNPTYVLVDTPGQMELFAFREAGRAIISTLCSERTVVVYLIDASLMKKPSSLAASLLLSASVRFSLLKPQVCVLSKSDLLTKKDREIASRWFEHIEYISNIIGKEENPLLGDFSRSIMQVLTELESLTNIIPVSSVTGEGLDELFAELQRIFAGGGEEFVDVGPFRIDDIWY; encoded by the coding sequence TTGAGGAATGAGCGAATAGGAGTAGGTATGTTCATGTTTTATGTGTACTTCGTAGGTACGGCTGGCTCTGGAAAGTCCACGTTAGTTGACGTGTTCTCGAGATGGCTTAGAGATCGAGATCAAGACGTCGTGATAGTGAATCTAGATCCGGGAGCTAAATGGTTGCCTTACGGACCTGACATCGATGTTAGAGAGTACATAAGCTTTGAGAGGGTTATGACTGAGCTTACTTTGGGGCCTAATGGAGCATTCATAGCGTGCGCAGACATGATAGCCAGCTTTGCTGAGAAGTTAAAGGAGGAAGCTGAGAAGGACAATCCAACATATGTGCTAGTAGATACGCCAGGTCAGATGGAGCTCTTTGCTTTTAGAGAGGCGGGTAGGGCCATAATATCAACATTGTGCTCTGAGAGAACAGTAGTAGTATACCTCATCGATGCAAGCTTAATGAAGAAACCTAGTAGCCTTGCAGCATCATTATTACTTTCAGCCTCAGTTCGCTTCAGCTTGTTGAAACCTCAAGTATGTGTGCTGTCAAAGTCAGACCTCTTGACCAAGAAGGATCGTGAGATAGCATCAAGATGGTTTGAGCACATAGAGTACATATCCAACATCATAGGTAAAGAGGAGAACCCTCTTTTAGGTGATTTTAGTCGAAGCATCATGCAAGTATTGACTGAGCTTGAAAGCTTAACAAATATAATTCCTGTTTCTTCAGTAACTGGTGAGGGATTGGATGAGCTATTTGCAGAACTACAAAGAATATTTGCAGGCGGAGGAGAGGAGTTCGTTGACGTAGGCCCCTTCAGAATCGATGACATTTGGTATTGA
- a CDS encoding geranylgeranylglyceryl/heptaprenylglyceryl phosphate synthase, translated as MKVEKYLNEEIEAKGSIHISLLDPEKLAPIEAAKLVKIIEDSGSTAIMVGGSLNVNESLMDDLIRVIKENCNLPVINFPSNVNTISRYADAIWFMSLLNSLNPYFIIGAQVQGAAIVKKYGLEALPMGYIVVGDGGTAGIVGQARPIPPHKAEVIVLYALAAQYLGMRYVYIEGGSGAPEPVPPDTVRYVRSQVNVRLVVGGGIRRREQAEALAEAGADIIVTGTILEGDDVRQKLKEIVDGVHAGGKRRARGSR; from the coding sequence GTGAAGGTGGAAAAGTATCTTAATGAGGAAATAGAAGCTAAAGGGTCAATTCATATATCGCTTCTCGATCCTGAAAAGCTAGCGCCTATAGAGGCTGCTAAATTAGTGAAAATAATAGAGGATTCTGGAAGCACAGCCATAATGGTTGGTGGAAGCTTAAATGTAAATGAGAGTTTAATGGACGATCTTATAAGAGTTATCAAGGAAAACTGTAATTTACCAGTTATAAACTTCCCTAGCAATGTCAACACTATAAGTCGATATGCTGATGCCATATGGTTCATGTCGCTCTTAAACTCCTTGAATCCCTACTTCATAATAGGGGCTCAAGTTCAAGGAGCTGCTATAGTTAAAAAGTATGGTCTTGAAGCATTACCTATGGGCTATATAGTTGTAGGTGATGGCGGGACCGCGGGGATAGTTGGCCAAGCAAGGCCTATACCACCACATAAAGCTGAGGTCATAGTCCTCTATGCACTAGCCGCACAATACCTGGGTATGAGGTACGTTTACATTGAAGGGGGATCTGGTGCTCCAGAACCTGTTCCACCCGACACTGTGAGGTACGTAAGAAGCCAAGTTAACGTGAGATTGGTCGTGGGCGGAGGAATAAGGCGAAGAGAGCAAGCTGAAGCTTTAGCTGAAGCTGGAGCGGACATTATTGTAACTGGGACGATATTAGAGGGCGACGACGTGAGACAAAAGCTCAAGGAAATAGTTGATGGAGTTCATGCAGGTGGTAAGAGGAGAGCAAGAGGGTCTCGCTAA